CCTCAGGCCTCTTTGgagacacacacgcacgcaaccccccacacgcacacacaccgcTCTGTGTCCTGTCCTGTTGGTCACAGTTAAAGTTGTAAATGATGTTGAACTTCAAATACTTATTCCCTCCATCCCTATTAATGTCCCGTTTTATAGTCATTGTCATGCTTAATGACGTCGTTATCAGAGCTATTTAGGACAAATAGCTCTGATAACGCTGATTCTAATCAGGTTGTGATCACAACTGCATGACCTTGAAGGTCATGCATGCAAATTCAGAATACCAGTAATAGATCTGGCATACTGTGACTGCCCTTAATACATATAATTATCTTTGAATGTTTTCCTGGTTAAGATGCTACAGCTAACAGAGTGCTGGGTACTTTgcaatgaagaagaaaaaagggcAGCCAACCATATTTAGGATTATTGTGATCAATACTTTTGCCTAAGTTTGGTTTTTAGCTGACTTTAGGTAATAACCACTCACCTTTACCTTTCCAAAGCCGCCGCATCCGTTTTTCTCCCCTTGGCTTGGCCTCGTCCCGCTGCAGCAGTCTGTGCCGTGTGAAGTAGAGCCGGGGCGCTTTAGGAGCTCCAAGCGACTCGGAGAGAGAGGACGATGGACTGTGTTGTTCTGACATCTGGAAGATCACAGGTGGCATCGAATCCCTCTCTACACAAACATTCAGCTATGAACAACAGAGCAGGACGGTGACAGACCCTTCGCCGCAGCCGGGACTGCGTGAGGCGACGCTCTTCTCCTTTGAGGAGCAACAGTTTCCCGTCTCCTCCAGACTCCCGTCGTCTTCCTCTTCGTCAGAGGCGGCTCTCCCTTCCACCGCCCGCTGCAGACCCTCTGCATCTGGGGGAGAATGAGCTGGAGTAAAACCTTCAGGCGTGCCGTGTCCGCAGCTGTCCGCAGCGCTCCAGCTGTCTCACCACTCGGGTCCTCAGGTTGACTCGACTGGCTCTCAGAGAGGCAGGTGCAGCCGATTCTGCCGGAGACAGAAACAACGACAACGACCATTTAGTGGCCAAGGGCAGAAATGTTTTGACATAACGCATCGATCTTTCAGAGAGTCTTGCTCACTTCCGATCACTTCACTTGgagaaatgttccctgatttcaaaacttttggcTGAAGTCTCCAGTGTGGCAGCAGAGCCAGAGAGATTTTATCTTCcagatcaacaacaaaacacctgaAATATTTGATTACACATGATAATGTGCAAAATCAGGTCCATGAGGACCAGGAGGAAGTTGTGAGACTGTCGGGCCACAGCAGACGAATCATTCATAATTTGAGTGAAGTTGGTTCGTTTCACTGTTTACATGAAGTCACTCAAAACACAATCAGTGTCACTGCGGAGAAAAAGTTACTTCCATTCATCTGCTTGGTGTGTAAAGGCACGGTGTGGATTCTCTGCTCAGCTTGTTGAgccaaatgaaaatgaaataaaattgaatatACTGTGTGCCATTAATATCATTTTGAAAACCGacgggtaaaaaaaacattataaactGATTGAGAGAAAATGACGGACAACGATCAAGTCTAGCAGGGTTTCTGTCAGtatattataagcctggcagcccACCAGGCTTTACTACCTCCCTCTCACCCCCATCCACATCAGGCTAAGAatcatatttactttaaatatgtttttttttttttttacaccagtaacagtgacattaaaaacagatttagctATATTTGAAGCAGTGAACTGGGCGTGAGGCAGTGTGCACCGTTGGCCTTTGATGCCTGCTAGTGCACCTCTGAATTTTGTATCTTTTACcgtaaaaactgtgtttttatgttgggCTGCCCTGTTGCCGCCACCACTGGCCTACTGCAGCCTCTGAGGCAACCTGACTGCTTTCAAGGAGTGAGGACTTGTAGAAGTCAGAGAAGGATAGAGGCAAATGAAGTGTAACTGGATCTTGAAACACGCCCAGACACAGAACTCTCCTGCTCACCCGACCGAACCCGGCGCCGTACCTGTACCGCAGCAGCTCCGTCTCCAGCTGGGTGATCTTGGACTGGAGCTGCGGCACCAACCGGGCCTGTTCCTGGATCAGCCGGACCTTCTGCAGCCCCACGTTGAGAGCCTCTCTAGCTTCCTCCGCCCGCCTCCTGTCAGCATCACAGATCATCACAAATTTCcaataaattcactttttttttttctttcttacatttctgaatatttagAGCACCTGATCTGGCTGTTCTCCCTCCTCAGGGACGACTCCGACCCCTGCAGCTTGCGAACTTCCTGGTACGCCCACTGCAGCTCTTCCTCCAGACGCTCATTGAATTTGATGGCCTCCTCTAACTGCCCGTCACGTGACGACCGAATCAGTTTCAGTTCCCTCAGCAGGGGGTCTCTGATGTCCCACCTCCTCTGTCCCTTCCTCGTCCCGTCAGACTGGCTTTTAGGCCTGTCGGTTTGTCCCGGTTTCACCTGCTTGAGCTCGCCGCAGGGTGTGGGAACAGAAAGGGTGGCCCCTTGGCTGCAGGGGCCGGCGGGGGTCCGGCTCCTCTCCCGTCTGAGAGCGACCTCCAGGGCCAGACAGCGAGCGTCGCTCCCCTGCAGAGCAGAGCGCAGGTCCTCAACCAGTTCCCTGAGAGCGCCGACCTCGTCTGGAGAAGACGCTGCGTTAAGAGTTCAAGTTCACTATAAGTCAGCGTGAAGAAATTTCACttaagaaaattttttttaaaatggagatACCACCATGACTTGTCCAATAAAAGcaattcatacattttaaaaaataaggaaaactgAACACTTCATTAATGACTGAAATTCTCCCCTGGTGCTTTTCGCTGATCATTTACAAAATATCTGCAACTGACATAAAACTAAACTGTAACGTCACAGGGAAGTTGAATTATTCAGCAATtcaaaaaaaactcaattaaaGTTTCATTACACATAAAATGATATCTGCAAGTCAAACTTCTAAACGATGAACAGACTGAACTTATATATATCACTTTGTCAATCACTTGAGGTCACATTCACAACTTGGGGTTTAGTGCCTTGCTCAGGGGACATCAAGATCTAAccagagaaagacagagaaaacTACAAATACAGCAGTTTGTTGGGGGATCCTGCTGTATTCCAATCAATCATagcaaaaagtgacatttttgaaGGTTTGTTTGCGGCTCTCCCCTAAAAGTTTGGGAATTTTGCACAGAATCCACTTAGCCTTGTAAGGGTTCACAACAAAAGTGAGGCAGTGGCGAAAGCAAACGTTAACGGGCCAACTGACGATGAATTTGCACTTATCCATGATAGATGCAAAAAATCGAGCTATCTAGCAAGCAAAGGTATATTAGTAGCTAGTAACATGTTCTGTCACCTTGAGGCAGAACATAATGTCTGCATGCAAATCTAACTTCTGCTTGAAAGGGAAGTCTTGCGAGAATAAAAGAATCTACATAAATGAGAATATACGACACCAACGTTTTCCCCAGTGTATTaaaagcctggcgggccaccaggctttacttgtgcttATTtgtttaagtctttttaaaatgtttgcattttttaaggctttatagttggtgttcaggtattaatcttccaatctttcaataacttgataacacataattatcaagtgatattttcaaatttcctgtcaacttcaaacatttgtttactcAAAAACTCGTCGGCCGTCATGACCAATATGTTATACGGCACACTTCTATTCACATTAAAGAATATAGAAGTGTtagaacggcccagtcaaagtccacacctaAATTCAACTGGAGGATTTGAGCATTGAAGATCCAAGAAGTTCTCCATCCAAGCAACCTGAGCTGGATCTGAGTTGTAAATAATAACAATTCTGGGCAAACAGACTCACTGCAGAACAGAGACATTCAATAAATAGTCTCCCAGGAGCAAGAGTAGTTCTATATGAATCCTGCCACACTTTTCcgatttagtatttatttatttaatgtattttttgttgttgttgttgtttttagattatttgaaacaaatgtgtaaaatcatGTGCTGGccacataaaattcaaataaaggtcataacatttaatatgttttttattatcattattattattattattattattattattattattattattattattattactattactatttttaagtacaaaagttattattttgaCGGGAGCCCTGGAAGGATCATCTGTATAAAAATCCAGCAGGTCTCCTGCAGTGAGCGTACCTTGCTCACGGAGTTCCTCCTCGGCTCCGCTTCTCACGGTTCTGCTCCTGGTTCCGGTCTGATCTCGACCCAGGTCAAAACTGACACACTTCCTCCGCCGGACCCGGGGCCACCGGAGCCGGATCTGCCTCTCCACCAGCTCCGTGTCCTGGGAAACCGGCAGACGCCAGGCGCGACCCCCGCTGACTCCGGGCGCAGTGCGCACTCGGAAACACCCGCAGAGCCGCGAGTGAAAGTCTCTAAACGAAAGCCGCTCGGGTAAACCTGAACAAACATCCGCGAACTCCGCGCGCTGCTCCAGCTGCTCCGCTCCGCCACCGCCGCGTCCATCCTCCGCTTCCGGCGTCCTCTGAGCTCCGGGAAGTCCCAGCACGACGCAGAGAGCGGCGAAGTCCTCCCCGGACACCGTGTCGTCCCGGCTGGGATGGGCCAAGTGGTGGAAGACCTCCTGCAGGTACTGGTCGATTCCGGTGGCGAGGACGACGATCTCGTTCTCGGCTGCCGGATCGGGGCAGTGGTGATGGGCCAGGGCGCTGCGGAGCCACTCGCTTTTACGCGCCGCCCGCGGAGAGGGCTGGACGCGTGGAGGCGCCAGCGCGGTGCGCCGCATGGCCGCACTCACTCACCGCACGGTCAATCTTAAAAGTGATTTGATCCGGCAGCCCCGCAGACCGGGGCTCTCAAACGCATCTCGGCGCGGGCTGGGAAGCTGCCGCGCTTCCGGGGGCCTCAGCGCAACTTCGATTTCCTCCTGAGGCTCTTCAAGTTCTGATTTGATCCCTgcgggtggaaaaaaaaaaaaaagcagctccGACTCCACCCTTTGTGTGCACAGTCCAACCGCAGGACCAATAAAGCgtccagagctgctggtttgatccCTGTTACCAAAGCGGGTCGAATATCATCTAAtccagagagagaggaagaaaaaaaaacatctaacagTCCTGAGGGAGAACAAGACAATAGAGCCAATGGAGCAGTGAATCAATCCTCAGGTTTCCATGGTGACTGGTTCTTACAGTAAGATCTGTAGAGGTTGAAGGCATTTGGTGGCACCTGTCCTCTGGATCAAACAGTCAGCCGAGGCTTTGCACCTTTCAGACACATCCTGCATGCTGGGCTGACAGGGtccgattttttattttatttttttttaatcaagtttatttttatggtacatttcagcaacaaggcccaatgacagactggcgacctgtccgggtgaccccgcctctcccCCAGTTGTCAGCTGGAGACACACAGCGTCCTGACCCCAGTGGGACAAGGCTGGAcgaaaatggatggatttcagcaacaaggcaactcaaagtgttttacgtcacaaaaacacaaaatcatttcTATAACTGTGAAAACCAGTGACAGACATTAAAATCATCAGTAAAGCGTTGCATTACACCAACACATTGTTTGACTGAATGAAagtatgaatgaatgaaaatgtacaAGGTCCATGTCAGGTGAGTCAAAACTATGAAGttatatgatttttattttcaatgggggttgaaaattaaaaatgaaaataaatgatttttatttgtctttatgcAAAGACTGTCATTGCATAAAGACAGTCTGATATTACATCAGTTgcatctttcatttttatgaccttccctttaattttaattttttttttttttatttatttcaggaaattttttttaattcccttGGCTTTTGTTTGTCAGTCAGTGGAGAGGTCAGAAGGTCATGAGAgaggagaagacatgcggcgaAGGACTTGAACCTGCGATGGCCACATTGAGGACTGACACGCCATCGCTTGCCACGCCCTAAATTATTTCTTCAGAggtttacatatatatattttccatttttggatTTGATAGAACCCAAATCAAACTGTACAGCCTGTGTCAAATGTTGTGTCACATCAGCCGGAGTTTCTCCTGACAGGATTTAGTCACGTTTAACACGACTTACCATGACTAATGTGTAAGTTATGTCATGTTCCAGAGTCGCACCACTCAGCATGGCTCTGGTTTGTTGGGCTGTTGCATGACTGGATGACTGCTCTCTCTGGTTtatgctgtgcagctggaaggatttttttctcttgcctTCTTTTTGCCTTCCAAAAGCCCTAATAATACCAGAACTCTGACCCTTTGATAGTTACAGTTAGTTGACGGGACTTTTAGCACGTTACCAACAAAAGGGAACGTTTCTCAGGAGCATTAACTGAGCTTGTGGGGCTACAATTGCCGCAGTCATACGGACACAGAAGTCTTATCATCacttttatcgttatcacaatagtaccgcAAAATAcagtgataaaactttaagtccatatcccCCACCTCTAATTTCCAGTATCACTACAGTTCATTTAAAGTTATGGGCTTTTCTCTCTCTTAGTGTTTCTGGTAAGTCATCAAAAAACTATATATTGTATTGGAAAGTTGATatactgcgacagactggcgacctgtccagggtgtaccccgcctctcgcccggaacgtagctggagatgggcaccagcaaccctcccgaccccattagggacaagggtgaacagaaaatggatggatggatggaagttgaTATAATATTTGGATTCCAGAACCCGTGTAGAACACAGCAGACTTGAGACGAGTTGCTTTAGatcttgttcttctttttgaacctcctgattgagtcttttttttgtttgttttgttttgggaggCTGCTCACTTCAGGAAAGCTTCACAACTGTTCCAGGTTTCTACTTCTGTTGAATAAAGTCCCAAAGgctcagaaataattttgttaccCCTTCCAGACTGACatatgtttgatgttttattccTGTTACTGATTTCTCTTAGATTGTGGCGCAACgtgttgctttttttcagcCTGTttggcctacttcatgttgcctGGTAGGTTCTGTTTCAGTGATTTCCAAATTCTATGGGCCAGCCAGTCAGCAGGCCTGGCTGTGGCTGGAGAAATTGAACTCAACTTTCCAGAAAACGTTGTTAAAGAGATCATTGATTACTTCTTCACATTGGGCCACTTTGGTTTCGAGgacatttccattttaaaactgGTTGAAAACGGCCTGTGGTATATTTATCCAGACTGTCTCCGTGTgaaacattgtgaaaaataaaatgagagtGAAAGGACAATGTCTGATGAAAAATAGTACATAGgtaaatgtacagtacatatGAATGATGGTGAGATCTACTACATTGTCCATTCCTGTTAAGAGTTGAAGTAATCTAAGTAGACTGGTATATATTTCAGTTGCTGCTGTTGTACAGGTGAGTCACCTGAACCTGAGCTCACAATGAAAGACTACAGTCTCTGTTTTGCCTTTGTCTCGATTCTGAATGCTAACCGCAGAGCTTCCTAGTGACTCACCTGggttttctttagattttttttttctgcctttgatAAGCTGAGTGTGCTTTTTGAGTCAGCTCTGCTAAAAGGCCACAAATCTTGCgtttctgaaaaacacagatattCTTTGTAGAGATGCACTTAAATCATCATGAGTAAAACTGTCACTGGTCACCTGAGAGCTCAGGTTTGAACTGCACAAGAAGGCAGACAGAGTGGTTCCACTCTTCAGCGTTtccatgaatgtttttattagcgTCGCATTGCAACTGGATGGTGGAATCTGCAAAACGCAAAATAAttctgttggataaattgtatttttagtaattatcaaatattcgttgtatcatgtagctttgtagtaacatttagataatgtttaattatatgctttttctctttttcctctattctaagtaatgtctctgtgtgttgaataattatgattccttcctgtgacctctttgagaaagagagcagtgaagccttcatggagatagcggagacaactctgtctgctctcctgtggtactcgacgccgtgtctggtactcgactggagcagaaagatttagagtgtagataacatgtgtctaatagtaaatgtcattagcgctgcaacaatgtgataaattgttttcccctccctttgagagttaaagcgctcagtgtaagagggtcccctaaaaaagcaataaaatagagggagcgggagatgtgttttcagagcggttggagatttgtaactgaaagcatctctctgtctgctctcctcgcgagtacaaaaagaatttaactctcttgtctttcctgtgttttgtttaataggtatttagacctaaCAAATTCCTTTATTTCGCAAAAAAGATTCCACTCTtggcttttccaaaaaaaatagttaacaCACTAAAGGAGACAAATTTAAAGAATAAGTTCTGACTAACATTTATCTCCCGTGGCCAACCGGCCTTTTCCTCTGTTTGCATCTTTCCGGACAGTTCCACGATGTGTGAAAACATTGCCAACACTAGTTAACGCCACAGAACAAAACTCTcaatttttctccattttctctaTGCTACTTTCCccttcctgtttattacagccaATTGTAACGCCGGCATCTGATGAAATTACGTTTCTGCGTGGCCTGGTTGATTGGTACCCAGTCGCTAACATTTGGCCGTAACGTAATGCACCAGTTCAACGCTAAGAAGCTAACCAGAAATTGTGTGCATTGTAAACAACCATGCCCTGCCGCTAAGAGAGAAGTGTTTAGTGCTTGACTATGTAAACTGAAGGAAGATAGAATGACATAAGCTTGAACTGCTAGCAACCGTTAGCTAATCTGCCATATTAAAAGTAGTTAGCAAGACCCACTGGTTTTAGGACTTGCTATTTTAAAATGGCAGTTTCTAGATATGAGTTGCTGACTTTGAAACAAACAGAGTCTGACAACTGAAACGTTGCCACAGAAGCGTACACTgctggtcagaagtttacatacaccaagaCACTTCCTTTTTCAAGGTGGAAGGATGATACATCAAAAAATttgagagaataaaaaaaacatgaattggGCACAAAAGTTTGATTTGAATGAAGACTTTCTGTGGTTGGGTCAGAATTATACAtactgttaaaaaatacataaaagcacCCTGTATTATTAGGGAAAATGTCCCTCAGCAACCTCATTCTTTCTATAGCAACAAGGACCTGGTAGGATTCTGTATGCCCAGTCCAACAAAATCATGAAGCACAGCAACATGTTGTCACAAGGAGTTAGCTCCTCTGTTCTGACTGGttcttgttgggtttttttccatgGAATTCTCTTGGTCTTATGTGGAAGACGGGCCCAAAAAGCACACAGGCTTAGCATGATgacataataaatgttttgcccCAAGTGTTCTCCTGCCTCCCTGAATGAAGGGTAATCAGCTGTGCGTTTCTGAATGACTGCTCCGGCTGtcgtcctgcagctgctgcctgcTGGGGGTGAAAGGACTTCATCTGAAAACCAAAGCATTTTGGGGGGGAGCGCTCCGCAGCAATATCCGTGAGCTAGCTAGTGTGTGTGCTCACGCAGGCGTGCACGAGTGTCCTGCTGTTCACCTTTCACAGTGGGAGTGGCACACTCTCGGTATTGACAGGAGGCTGGGTTAATGCTTTGTATTGTGTTGCCATATGCTCATCTGGGGGgttgacaaaaaagaaagaaaaaaaaggcaaataaagcCACAAACCACTGGAGCGCTTCTTTGAAGTGGGGATGCTGACAGAGATGTTGAGTCCAGCAGATCCAGGAGTGACCCTGTAACAGTCACAGTCACTGTGCCACACCTGTGGATGTTATGGTCCAGGAAAACTCAGGGCTGCAGCAGAACATATTTGACTTCTTCCACAAGGAGGGTTAGCCACCAGATGAAACCAGACACTAAACGGCTAACTCTGCATTCATGGGAAAttgggtggaaggaaaaggtgtCCACAAGCAATGGGGATAAGAGCTATGATGCAGTTTCAGCgctaaaattaaaagttttgcaCAACTAGCGTGGCTACATCCTCCTCACAGGAGGCTATGTGCATTCTGAAGGCTGATTAATGATAGGCTGGCGCCCTAACTAAACAACCGGAGCAGGCAAATGAGAAGGAGAATACTAGCACCAGCTACAGCTAGCCTCTCCTTCTAGCTAGCTTTTACAAGCTAGAAGGAGACGCTAATGACTAGCATGCCTCTCTAAAGAGCAAACAGTAGTTATTGAAGACCTAAGCACAATATCTCATGAGGCTagttttattaaacaatattaaCACTCACAGAcaggggcgattctaggatctgacctttagGGGTCCTGAGCCCCCA
Above is a genomic segment from Xiphophorus couchianus chromosome 20, X_couchianus-1.0, whole genome shotgun sequence containing:
- the LOC114135815 gene encoding EF-hand and coiled-coil domain-containing protein 1 isoform X2, translated to MRRTALAPPRVQPSPRAARKSEWLRSALAHHHCPDPAAENEIVVLATGIDQYLQEVFHHLAHPSRDDTVSGEDFAALCVVLGLPGAQRTPEAEDGRGGGGAEQLEQRAEFADVCSGLPERLSFRDFHSRLCGCFRVRTAPGVSGGRAWRLPVSQDTELVERQIRLRWPRVRRRKCVSFDLGRDQTGTRSRTVRSGAEEELREQASSPDEVGALRELVEDLRSALQGSDARCLALEVALRRERSRTPAGPCSQGATLSVPTPCGELKQVKPGQTDRPKSQSDGTRKGQRRWDIRDPLLRELKLIRSSRDGQLEEAIKFNERLEEELQWAYQEVRKLQGSESSLRRENSQIRRRAEEAREALNVGLQKVRLIQEQARLVPQLQSKITQLETELLRYRIGCTCLSESQSSQPEDPSDAEGLQRAVEGRAASDEEEDDGSLEETGNCCSSKEKSVASRSPGCGEGCQNNTVHRPLSPSRLELLKRPGSTSHGTDCCSGTRPSQGEKNGCGGFGKVKDRTQSGVCACGGLRACVSPKRPEDEAERTRLSLLEDKLTDSLTLLLQLRNTNVSRTVLEKMVVDSLGIRSKAEAGQPQALQAAGADGLSIHLTPSDLPKGKGEEDEGGGQNGEKHLHPPAGRQTNNINSLLISG
- the LOC114135815 gene encoding EF-hand and coiled-coil domain-containing protein 1 isoform X5 → MRRTALAPPRVQPSPRAARKSEWLRSALAHHHCPDPAAENEIVVLATGIDQYLQEVFHHLAHPSRDDTVSGEDFAALCVVLGLPGAQRTPEAEDGRGGGGAEQLEQRAEFADVCSGLPERLSFRDFHSRLCGCFRVRTAPGVSGGRAWRLPVSQDTELVERQIRLRWPRVRRRKCVSFDLGRDQTGTRSRTVRSGAEEELREQDEVGALRELVEDLRSALQGSDARCLALEVALRRERSRTPAGPCSQGATLSVPTPCGELKQVKPGQTDRPKSQSDGTRKGQRRWDIRDPLLRELKLIRSSRDGQLEEAIKFNERLEEELQWAYQEVRKLQGSESSLRRENSQIRRRAEEAREALNVGLQKVRLIQEQARLVPQLQSKITQLETELLRYRIGCTCLSESQSSQPEDPSDAEGLQRAVEGRAASDEEEDDGSLEETGNCCSSKEKSVASRSPGCGEGCQNNTVHRPLSPSRLELLKRPGSTSHGTDCCSGTRPSQGEKNGCGGFGKVKDRTQSGVCACGGLRACVSPKRPEDEAERTRLSLLEDKLTDSLTLLLQLRNTNVSRTVLEKMVVDSLGIRSKAEAGQPQALQAAGADGLSIHLTPSDLPKGKGEEDEGGGQNGEKHLHPPAGRQTNNINSLLISG
- the LOC114135815 gene encoding EF-hand and coiled-coil domain-containing protein 1 isoform X6 yields the protein MRRTALAPPRVQPSPRAARKSEWLRSALAHHHCPDPAAENEIVVLATGIDQYLQEVFHHLAHPSRDDTVSGEDFAALCVVLGLPGAQRTPEAEDGRGGGGAEQLEQRAEFADVCSGLPERLSFRDFHSRLCGCFRVRTAPGVSGGRAWRLPVSQDTELVERQIRLRWPRVRRRKCVSFDLGRDQTGTRSRTVRSGAEEELREQASSPDEVGALRELVEDLRSALQGSDARCLALEVALRRERSRTPAGPCSQGATLSVPTPCGELKQVKPGQTDRPKSQSDGTRKGQRRWDIRDPLLRELKLIRSSRDGQLEEAIKFNERLEEELQWAYQEVRKLQGSESSLRRENSQIRRRAEEAREALNVGLQKVRLIQEQARLVPQLQSKITQLETELLRYSRIGCTCLSESQSSQPEDPSDAEGLQRAVEGRAASDEEEDDGSLEETGNCCSSKEKSVASRSPGCGEGCQNNTVHRPLSPSRLELLKRPGSTSHGTDCCSGTRPSQGEKNGCGGFGKVKNVSRTVLEKMVVDSLGIRSKAEAGQPQALQAAGADGLSIHLTPSDLPKGKGEEDEGGGQNGEKHLHPPAGRQTNNINSLLISG
- the LOC114135815 gene encoding EF-hand and coiled-coil domain-containing protein 1 isoform X3, encoding MRRTALAPPRVQPSPRAARKSEWLRSALAHHHCPDPAAENEIVVLATGIDQYLQEVFHHLAHPSRDDTVSGEDFAALCVVLGLPGAQRTPEAEDGRGGGGAEQLEQRAEFADVCSGLPERLSFRDFHSRLCGCFRVRTAPGVSGGRAWRLPVSQDTELVERQIRLRWPRVRRRKCVSFDLGRDQTGTRSRTVRSGAEEELREQASSPDEVGALRELVEDLRSALQGSDARCLALEVALRRERSRTPAGPCSQGATLSVPTPCGELKQVKPGQTDRPKSQSDGTRKGQRRWDIRDPLLRELKLIRSSRDGQLEEAIKFNERLEEELQWAYQEVRKLQGSESSLRRENSQIRRRAEEAREALNVGLQKVRLIQEQARLVPQLQSKITQLETELLRYSRIGCTCLSESQSSQPEDPSDAEGLQRAVEGRAASDEEEDDGSLEETGNCCSSKEKSVASRSPGCGEGCQNNTVHRPLSPSRLELLKRPGSTSHGTDCCSGTRPSQGEKNGCGGFGKDRTQSGVCACGGLRACVSPKRPEDEAERTRLSLLEDKLTDSLTLLLQLRNTNVSRTVLEKMVVDSLGIRSKAEAGQPQALQAAGADGLSIHLTPSDLPKGKGEEDEGGGQNGEKHLHPPAGRQTNNINSLLISG
- the LOC114135815 gene encoding EF-hand and coiled-coil domain-containing protein 1 isoform X1; amino-acid sequence: MRRTALAPPRVQPSPRAARKSEWLRSALAHHHCPDPAAENEIVVLATGIDQYLQEVFHHLAHPSRDDTVSGEDFAALCVVLGLPGAQRTPEAEDGRGGGGAEQLEQRAEFADVCSGLPERLSFRDFHSRLCGCFRVRTAPGVSGGRAWRLPVSQDTELVERQIRLRWPRVRRRKCVSFDLGRDQTGTRSRTVRSGAEEELREQASSPDEVGALRELVEDLRSALQGSDARCLALEVALRRERSRTPAGPCSQGATLSVPTPCGELKQVKPGQTDRPKSQSDGTRKGQRRWDIRDPLLRELKLIRSSRDGQLEEAIKFNERLEEELQWAYQEVRKLQGSESSLRRENSQIRRRAEEAREALNVGLQKVRLIQEQARLVPQLQSKITQLETELLRYSRIGCTCLSESQSSQPEDPSDAEGLQRAVEGRAASDEEEDDGSLEETGNCCSSKEKSVASRSPGCGEGCQNNTVHRPLSPSRLELLKRPGSTSHGTDCCSGTRPSQGEKNGCGGFGKVKDRTQSGVCACGGLRACVSPKRPEDEAERTRLSLLEDKLTDSLTLLLQLRNTNVSRTVLEKMVVDSLGIRSKAEAGQPQALQAAGADGLSIHLTPSDLPKGKGEEDEGGGQNGEKHLHPPAGRQTNNINSLLISG
- the LOC114135815 gene encoding EF-hand and coiled-coil domain-containing protein 1 isoform X8 codes for the protein MRRTALAPPRVQPSPRAARKSEWLRSALAHHHCPDPAAENEIVVLATGIDQYLQEVFHHLAHPSRDDTVSGEDFAALCVVLGLPGAQRTPEAEDGRGGGGAEQLEQRAEFADVCSGLPERLSFRDFHSRLCGCFRVRTAPGVSGGRAWRLPVSQDTELVERQIRLRWPRVRRRKCVSFDLGRDQTGTRSRTVRSGAEEELREQASSPDEVGALRELVEDLRSALQGSDARCLALEVALRRERSRTPAGPCSQGATLSVPTPCGELKQVKPGQTDRPKSQSDGTRKGQRRWDIRDPLLRELKLIRSSRDGQLEEAIKFNERLEEELQWAYQEVRKLQGSESSLRRENSQIRRRAEEAREALNVGLQKVRLIQEQARLVPQLQSKITQLETELLRYSRIGCTCLSESQSSQPEDPSDAEGLQRAVEGRAASDEEEDDGSLEETGNCCSSKEKSVASRSPGCGEGCQNNTVHRPLSPSRLELLKRPGSTSHGTDCCSGTRPSQGEKNGCGGFGKVKDRTQSGVCACGGLRACVSPKRPEDEAERTRLSLLEDKLTDSLTLLLQLRNTVNPRPCRPLALTASAST
- the LOC114135815 gene encoding EF-hand and coiled-coil domain-containing protein 1 isoform X4, giving the protein MRRTALAPPRVQPSPRAARKSEWLRSALAHHHCPDPAAENEIVVLATGIDQYLQEVFHHLAHPSRDDTVSGEDFAALCVVLGLPGAQRTPEAEDGRGGGGAEQLEQRAEFADVCSGLPERLSFRDFHSRLCGCFRVRTAPGVSGGRAWRLPVSQDTELVERQIRLRWPRVRRRKCVSFDLGRDQTGTRSRTVRSGAEEELREQDEVGALRELVEDLRSALQGSDARCLALEVALRRERSRTPAGPCSQGATLSVPTPCGELKQVKPGQTDRPKSQSDGTRKGQRRWDIRDPLLRELKLIRSSRDGQLEEAIKFNERLEEELQWAYQEVRKLQGSESSLRRENSQIRRRAEEAREALNVGLQKVRLIQEQARLVPQLQSKITQLETELLRYSRIGCTCLSESQSSQPEDPSDAEGLQRAVEGRAASDEEEDDGSLEETGNCCSSKEKSVASRSPGCGEGCQNNTVHRPLSPSRLELLKRPGSTSHGTDCCSGTRPSQGEKNGCGGFGKVKDRTQSGVCACGGLRACVSPKRPEDEAERTRLSLLEDKLTDSLTLLLQLRNTNVSRTVLEKMVVDSLGIRSKAEAGQPQALQAAGADGLSIHLTPSDLPKGKGEEDEGGGQNGEKHLHPPAGRQTNNINSLLISG